A portion of the Phyllobacterium zundukense genome contains these proteins:
- a CDS encoding helix-turn-helix domain-containing protein produces the protein MEIREIFARNLRTLRQAKDLSQEELAHRAGIDRTYISALERNVYNASIDVVDRLAEALGVEAAELLKRSVRDLQGTKPKLDE, from the coding sequence ATGGAAATCCGAGAGATATTTGCGCGCAACCTGAGAACTCTGCGACAGGCGAAAGACCTGTCCCAGGAAGAGCTTGCGCACCGGGCGGGCATCGATCGCACCTATATCAGTGCTTTGGAGCGCAACGTGTATAACGCCAGCATCGATGTGGTGGACCGGCTGGCTGAGGCCCTAGGCGTGGAAGCAGCGGAACTACTAAAGCGGTCCGTTCGGGATTTGCAGGGAACAAAGCCGAAGCTTGACGAATAG
- a CDS encoding class I SAM-dependent methyltransferase, whose protein sequence is MPAFTDFIAECDRGPRLNKLAGFFVETAAGKGGMPIRKPAVDTRLLPYDTLLHRFVELHSRRQGFFDQHYHSSIPYRLEEECRMAHALLRYSQLNTNDVLLYSLGTAEGTMARTLSELSRGNIRSLSCSPNEENYKCFMAFGEPTYASFFLGPFHRLTKEHLRSDKKLEPFSEGFDFILEDTTFQMYSPNRQKQIEFVAQHLKADGILLLLEKFRAVDPGDYQGRESQKDFGFKTHYFGSKEIARKTKLVLTTMHDGQVTLAEMASAIYAQFSHCIVTWNSGNFYGLAASNSRENLRRYLSLMVYPAIPLEYVYEPEPYTDLARWVRTR, encoded by the coding sequence ATGCCAGCTTTCACGGACTTTATCGCAGAATGTGACCGCGGCCCGCGTTTGAACAAACTCGCCGGATTCTTTGTGGAGACCGCGGCCGGCAAGGGTGGAATGCCTATTCGCAAACCCGCCGTCGATACGCGGCTTTTGCCATATGACACACTTCTCCATCGCTTCGTCGAACTACACTCACGCCGCCAGGGTTTCTTCGACCAACACTATCACAGCAGTATTCCGTACCGCCTGGAGGAGGAATGCCGCATGGCACATGCGCTCCTGCGATACAGCCAACTGAACACGAATGATGTGTTGCTCTACAGTCTTGGCACTGCGGAAGGCACGATGGCGCGTACGCTGTCTGAGCTGAGCCGGGGGAATATCCGATCCTTGTCTTGCAGCCCGAACGAGGAGAACTACAAGTGCTTTATGGCTTTTGGTGAGCCCACTTACGCCAGCTTTTTCCTCGGTCCCTTTCATCGGTTGACCAAGGAGCACCTCCGTTCCGACAAAAAGCTTGAACCGTTTTCGGAAGGGTTCGACTTCATCCTGGAAGACACCACGTTTCAGATGTACTCACCCAATCGGCAAAAGCAGATCGAGTTTGTCGCTCAACATCTCAAGGCTGACGGCATCCTCTTGCTCTTGGAGAAGTTCCGGGCCGTTGATCCCGGAGACTACCAGGGACGTGAATCTCAAAAGGATTTTGGCTTCAAGACCCATTACTTCGGCTCCAAGGAGATAGCGAGGAAGACGAAGCTCGTGCTCACAACAATGCACGACGGCCAAGTTACCTTGGCAGAGATGGCGAGCGCCATATACGCACAATTTAGCCACTGCATCGTCACATGGAACAGCGGAAACTTCTATGGTCTGGCGGCCAGCAACAGCAGGGAGAATCTTCGGCGTTATCTATCATTGATGGTTTATCCTGCGATACCTCTCGAATACGTCTATGAGCCGGAGCCTTACACCGACCTTGCGAGGTGGGTGAGAACCCGATGA
- a CDS encoding helix-turn-helix domain-containing protein has product MARQETRIAPDQHSFLINLKGGARSGEDFVEGRSVGFTPRRPGSVVFVPAHCEWSGWDEGDATGSYLFVSVDTTFIEEALGSKHLTGLKPAIGFRDNMIEDSLQRIAAELNNPDPISVTMAESQAVQLFVQLLRLNGVGLEPAKGGLSPLNLKRINAIIESRPANPPSLEELVREIGVSRRHFFRAFKQSTGKTPHSYVAEHRLKRAADLLRTTDLSATDIALGCGFSSSSHFTVAFKQALGTGPSEFRRRWRS; this is encoded by the coding sequence TTGGCACGTCAGGAGACGCGCATTGCGCCTGACCAGCACTCGTTTCTGATTAACCTAAAAGGCGGGGCACGGTCTGGTGAGGATTTCGTTGAGGGCCGTTCCGTTGGTTTCACCCCCCGCCGTCCGGGCTCCGTCGTTTTCGTACCTGCTCACTGTGAATGGAGCGGATGGGACGAGGGAGACGCCACCGGGTCGTATTTATTCGTCTCCGTCGATACCACGTTCATTGAGGAAGCCCTCGGTTCCAAGCATCTAACGGGGTTGAAGCCGGCCATCGGGTTTCGCGACAACATGATCGAGGACTCACTTCAAAGGATCGCGGCGGAGCTCAATAATCCCGATCCAATCAGTGTTACCATGGCTGAAAGCCAAGCCGTCCAACTGTTCGTACAGTTACTCAGACTCAATGGCGTTGGTTTGGAGCCAGCCAAAGGTGGTCTCTCACCGCTCAATCTCAAGCGTATAAACGCCATCATCGAGAGCCGACCGGCGAACCCGCCGAGCCTGGAGGAGCTTGTTCGAGAAATTGGCGTAAGTCGACGGCACTTTTTTCGCGCGTTCAAGCAATCTACAGGCAAAACGCCTCATTCATACGTTGCAGAACATCGGTTGAAACGCGCAGCCGATCTCCTTCGTACTACCGATCTTTCGGCGACCGACATTGCGCTGGGATGCGGATTTTCGAGTTCAAGTCACTTCACCGTTGCCTTCAAACAAGCCTTAGGCACCGGCCCGTCGGAGTTCCGCCGCCGGTGGCGCAGTTGA
- a CDS encoding helix-turn-helix domain-containing protein, translated as MTKDLKEHIAELELVQTTDPDNEKPVYRRPGFDGIATFGELDDRLGEALRRCRQKQGLSRADIAILVGLSEQVYGRYERNSSKMTVSRLIHLSEVLGASPLSMLFSTAPHLWGKSEVEAERRFRIMKLLEDLPAETMASVTTLLETVAVLQAKVDET; from the coding sequence ATGACTAAGGATTTGAAAGAGCACATCGCGGAATTGGAACTGGTGCAAACCACTGATCCCGACAATGAAAAACCGGTTTACAGAAGACCAGGTTTCGACGGTATCGCGACATTTGGAGAACTGGATGACAGGCTCGGCGAAGCACTGCGGCGCTGTCGTCAAAAACAAGGTCTTAGCAGGGCGGACATAGCGATACTCGTCGGACTGAGCGAGCAGGTGTACGGACGCTATGAACGAAACTCATCTAAAATGACCGTCAGCCGACTGATCCACCTCAGCGAAGTCCTCGGCGCATCACCACTTTCCATGCTGTTCAGCACGGCACCTCACTTGTGGGGTAAGTCGGAAGTGGAAGCTGAACGCAGATTCCGGATAATGAAATTGCTGGAGGATCTTCCTGCAGAAACTATGGCTTCCGTCACAACGCTGCTTGAGACTGTTGCAGTTCTCCAGGCAAAGGTGGACGAGACTTAG
- a CDS encoding helix-turn-helix domain-containing protein, which yields MNMTISGPQPAFKVGDCRTTSREQRTWHRVEADLVRRSGLAKEETAITSSRHVVLLNVQGNSERGEYFIDGRNAGFVPRKPGAILFVPAGCSWRGWEAGASTAAYLSIQVKPAHVAELLAGVPLDALPSLSPDLGFEDPIILNAARGIGAEMRDRNPLSAMLVESYTATIFAQLMRRQRYRPSVRKGGLAPMNLNRVIQRIDDDLTADLSLLQLADLAGLSVPHFCRAFRQTLGCPPYAFIIRRRIERAKDFLRHSSMPVTDIALSCGFSSSSHFSNAFRREVGTTPVAYRGSWPCKA from the coding sequence ATGAACATGACGATCTCCGGGCCACAACCTGCCTTCAAGGTCGGTGACTGCCGGACAACCTCCCGTGAGCAGAGGACCTGGCACCGCGTGGAGGCCGACCTTGTCCGGCGCAGCGGGCTTGCCAAGGAGGAGACGGCGATCACCTCCAGCCGGCACGTTGTCCTTCTCAATGTGCAGGGCAACTCCGAGCGCGGTGAATACTTCATAGATGGCAGGAACGCCGGGTTTGTGCCCCGAAAGCCCGGCGCAATCCTGTTTGTTCCCGCCGGATGCAGCTGGCGGGGTTGGGAAGCCGGCGCCTCGACAGCGGCCTATCTGTCAATCCAGGTCAAACCGGCGCATGTGGCAGAGCTTCTTGCCGGGGTGCCGCTCGACGCGCTACCGTCGCTTTCGCCGGATCTCGGCTTCGAGGATCCCATCATCCTCAACGCAGCGCGCGGGATAGGCGCAGAGATGCGTGACCGCAATCCTCTCAGCGCCATGCTTGTGGAGAGCTATACGGCCACAATCTTCGCCCAGCTGATGCGCAGGCAAAGATATCGGCCCTCTGTGCGCAAAGGCGGGCTCGCCCCGATGAACCTTAACCGGGTGATTCAGAGAATTGACGACGACCTCACGGCTGACTTGTCGCTTTTACAACTGGCCGACCTTGCCGGTTTGAGCGTTCCGCACTTTTGCCGGGCGTTCAGGCAAACGCTTGGCTGTCCGCCCTATGCCTTTATTATCCGGCGCAGGATCGAGCGGGCAAAGGACTTTCTGCGCCATTCCTCGATGCCGGTCACCGATATCGCCCTGTCATGTGGCTTCTCCAGTTCAAGCCATTTTTCCAATGCCTTTCGGCGGGAAGTGGGTACGACCCCCGTGGCATATCGCGGCAGCTGGCCGTGCAAAGCATAG
- a CDS encoding ABC transporter permease: protein MNLHLIVDVLPLLFEGMLLTAQLTAASVAIGLLIAVPLALLRTSPSSVLSYTILLYTFVFRGTPLLVQLFLIYYGAGQLEWIRSSAAWRILREPYWCALITFSLNNGAYTTEILRGGIRAVPSGEIEAAKALGMSYALRIRRIVLPAGFRLALPAYANEVVLMLKASSLASTITLMELTGTARKIVAQTFSPYEVFIAAALIYLGFTFLIVHLFGRLERHMAKHQQRAGLKNNSRSRVRAAAKISASQKVAP, encoded by the coding sequence ATGAACCTGCACCTCATTGTCGACGTTCTGCCCCTGCTTTTCGAAGGGATGCTGCTCACGGCGCAACTGACGGCGGCTTCCGTTGCCATCGGCCTTCTCATTGCGGTTCCACTTGCGCTGTTGCGAACATCGCCGTCTTCCGTTCTTTCCTATACCATTCTCCTCTACACGTTCGTGTTCCGTGGCACCCCCCTGCTGGTACAACTATTTCTCATCTATTACGGCGCCGGCCAGCTGGAGTGGATACGCTCAAGCGCCGCCTGGCGTATATTGAGAGAGCCTTACTGGTGCGCACTCATCACATTCTCCCTGAACAACGGCGCCTATACGACGGAGATTTTGCGTGGAGGAATTCGGGCGGTTCCCTCTGGTGAAATCGAAGCTGCAAAAGCACTCGGAATGTCCTACGCGTTGCGCATTCGACGGATCGTTCTTCCTGCCGGCTTTCGGCTCGCGCTTCCGGCATACGCAAATGAGGTCGTCTTGATGCTGAAGGCGAGTTCTCTCGCCAGCACCATCACTCTCATGGAACTGACCGGCACGGCGCGGAAGATCGTGGCGCAGACCTTTTCTCCTTACGAGGTCTTCATAGCGGCGGCCCTGATCTATCTCGGATTCACATTCCTGATCGTTCATCTCTTTGGCCGATTGGAACGGCATATGGCAAAGCATCAGCAACGCGCCGGACTTAAGAACAACAGCCGATCACGCGTCAGGGCGGCCGCAAAAATATCCGCATCGCAGAAAGTGGCACCATGA
- a CDS encoding ABC transporter ATP-binding protein, which yields MNAPLRVKNLKKRFGTLEVLKGISMTAQRGDVISILGSSGSGKSTFLRCLNFLEEPSEGEIWIAERRVRMSGSRARRREVNALRARLGMVFQHFNLWPWKTVLENIVEAPVQVLGIAKQEACLRAEELLLKVGLADKRHAYPAHLSGGQQQRVAIARALAMQPDILLFDEPTSALDPELVGEVLKVIRSLADEGRTMLIATHELGFAHHVSNRVVFLYQGQVEEEGNPDQLFSKPSSPRFKQFLSAHFGERGQ from the coding sequence ATGAACGCCCCGCTGCGCGTCAAAAATCTGAAGAAGCGCTTTGGTACGCTCGAGGTCCTCAAAGGGATTTCCATGACCGCGCAGCGCGGCGATGTGATCTCCATCTTGGGAAGCAGCGGGTCGGGAAAAAGCACGTTTCTGCGATGCCTGAACTTTTTGGAAGAGCCCAGCGAAGGTGAAATCTGGATCGCCGAGAGACGTGTCAGAATGAGCGGTAGTCGGGCGCGCCGGCGGGAGGTCAACGCTCTGCGCGCCAGACTGGGGATGGTGTTCCAGCACTTCAACCTCTGGCCATGGAAGACTGTCCTCGAAAATATTGTTGAAGCACCGGTCCAGGTCCTCGGCATCGCCAAACAAGAGGCATGCCTTCGGGCAGAAGAGTTGCTCCTGAAAGTGGGCCTCGCCGATAAACGTCACGCTTATCCGGCTCATCTTTCCGGCGGGCAACAACAAAGGGTGGCGATCGCGCGTGCTCTGGCAATGCAACCGGACATCCTTCTCTTTGACGAACCGACCTCCGCGCTGGATCCTGAGTTGGTCGGAGAGGTGTTGAAGGTCATTCGCTCGCTCGCCGATGAAGGGCGTACGATGCTCATTGCTACCCACGAACTTGGATTTGCCCATCACGTGTCCAACCGCGTCGTATTTCTCTATCAGGGACAGGTCGAAGAGGAGGGCAATCCGGACCAACTTTTCAGCAAGCCCTCCTCACCGCGGTTCAAACAGTTCCTGTCGGCACATTTCGGGGAACGTGGCCAATGA
- a CDS encoding ABC transporter permease has translation MTELQGFGDQIALGALTTLRTAVTSLALGIGVGLCGALAKRSRFQIIRWLADCYTTIVRGVPELLIILILYFGGTVALTTVFGRYVEVDAFAAGVFALTIVFGAYATEVFRAAIQGVPSGQIEAAQALGLSKFCVWHLVILPQMWRYALPGLGNLWLTLLKDTALISVVGLEDLMRKTSIAAGSTHDPLKFYSIAAGLYLLFTSVSLIGLTWLERRADRGVRFAQ, from the coding sequence ATGACAGAATTGCAAGGCTTTGGCGATCAAATCGCCCTTGGCGCATTGACTACACTTCGCACAGCAGTCACCAGTCTGGCGCTGGGTATCGGCGTCGGTCTGTGCGGAGCCTTGGCCAAACGCAGCCGGTTTCAGATTATCCGGTGGCTCGCTGACTGTTACACCACGATTGTTCGCGGTGTTCCCGAACTTCTCATCATTCTTATCCTGTACTTTGGCGGCACCGTTGCGCTGACAACGGTGTTCGGTCGCTACGTCGAGGTCGATGCGTTCGCCGCCGGCGTATTTGCACTGACGATCGTTTTTGGAGCATACGCGACCGAAGTCTTCAGGGCTGCCATTCAGGGGGTGCCTTCAGGACAGATTGAGGCGGCTCAGGCTCTTGGTCTGTCGAAGTTTTGCGTGTGGCACCTGGTGATTCTCCCGCAGATGTGGCGTTACGCGTTGCCTGGCCTCGGTAACCTTTGGCTCACACTGCTTAAGGATACGGCGCTGATTTCCGTGGTCGGCCTTGAAGATCTGATGCGCAAGACCAGTATCGCTGCGGGGTCAACCCATGACCCCCTGAAGTTCTATTCGATCGCTGCCGGTCTCTATCTGTTGTTCACCTCCGTTTCGCTGATCGGCCTGACATGGCTTGAGCGACGCGCCGATCGCGGCGTGCGGTTCGCGCAATGA
- a CDS encoding MFS transporter, producing MPRSCSVADHGSRSFNWYLASAFASAVGRNAYNFACAWILVVSGYGVSAVAVFFASFSMAELIASPLAGWMSDRYDRRALCLIADFVRFLAALALGAIMIATDLRWAIWLSTIPFAAFDRIALTASQSMIPSVGAGFPLSTANCIASFLTQLGSLVAAALTGVLLYVCTPTFTLAAIAAAFAISVCCMCLVRREPLSLQDARNTTESELLIDRHLCRLGAIYALLYLGGMLVSVIGPSFVFEELEGSAIDFGQLESAWSAGSILGAILLIPLVRTIDVPILQLIILALTALSFAALKMVDLPWALLAFAVLGVLYNLGRVAVEVTLQSSVPRSTLGRAKGALHCTGMLLGLVLLGMGAVVSGKMSPSTIFLVFAGILAVSIIALIVFRVDWRNKG from the coding sequence ATGCCCCGATCCTGTTCCGTCGCAGACCATGGATCGCGTTCGTTCAACTGGTATCTCGCGAGCGCGTTTGCTTCGGCCGTAGGGCGCAACGCGTACAACTTTGCTTGCGCCTGGATTCTCGTTGTTTCGGGATACGGCGTATCAGCCGTGGCGGTGTTTTTCGCATCTTTTAGCATGGCGGAACTGATCGCGAGCCCGCTCGCAGGATGGATGTCTGATCGCTACGATCGACGCGCTCTCTGTTTGATAGCCGACTTCGTTCGCTTCTTAGCCGCGTTGGCTCTGGGGGCAATCATGATTGCTACTGATTTGCGTTGGGCGATCTGGCTGTCGACAATTCCGTTCGCGGCATTCGACCGGATTGCACTTACGGCGTCTCAGTCAATGATACCATCCGTTGGCGCTGGTTTTCCCCTGTCGACAGCAAACTGCATCGCGAGCTTCTTGACGCAATTAGGAAGTTTGGTGGCAGCAGCGCTCACTGGTGTCTTGCTCTACGTCTGCACCCCGACGTTTACGCTCGCAGCAATTGCCGCGGCTTTTGCGATATCCGTATGCTGCATGTGTCTCGTCCGGCGAGAACCGCTCTCCCTTCAGGATGCACGAAATACAACCGAATCGGAACTGCTTATCGACCGCCATCTGTGCCGACTCGGCGCCATTTACGCACTTCTGTACCTCGGCGGCATGTTGGTAAGCGTTATTGGCCCGAGCTTCGTGTTTGAAGAACTTGAAGGCAGCGCAATAGATTTTGGACAGCTTGAAAGCGCTTGGTCCGCTGGTTCCATTCTGGGTGCTATACTTCTTATACCGCTGGTCCGGACCATAGACGTTCCGATCTTGCAATTGATAATCCTCGCCCTTACCGCTTTATCGTTTGCAGCTTTGAAAATGGTGGATTTGCCGTGGGCGCTACTCGCGTTTGCTGTACTTGGCGTACTCTATAATCTGGGCAGGGTTGCCGTTGAGGTGACACTTCAATCGAGCGTTCCACGATCGACCTTGGGGCGGGCAAAAGGCGCTTTGCATTGTACCGGGATGTTGCTCGGTTTGGTCCTTCTTGGAATGGGGGCGGTCGTTTCCGGTAAGATGAGTCCCTCCACAATATTCCTGGTATTTGCGGGGATCCTGGCTGTGAGCATAATCGCGCTCATCGTTTTTCGTGTCGATTGGCGCAACAAGGGCTGA
- a CDS encoding helix-turn-helix domain-containing protein: MQHRKIQLTERRPHPLYPQASASEVPHAADLYVGRQVAAVRIHSDVTQAELARAVQVSPQQLQKYENGKNRISASMLFEIATFLGVPVGRFFEGLPGNARPEGEVASLPVDERITFIASSEGRRLIEGVMRLPPRTRRRVSSLIAALGEEFSALEGDKRGHAPKTENGHSGAPDTYGAGRMGSASDEDRG, encoded by the coding sequence ATGCAGCACCGGAAGATCCAGCTGACGGAAAGGCGGCCGCACCCGCTTTACCCGCAAGCGTCCGCGAGCGAGGTTCCGCATGCTGCTGATCTTTATGTCGGGCGTCAGGTTGCCGCCGTGCGCATCCATTCCGACGTAACGCAGGCCGAGCTTGCCCGCGCTGTCCAGGTAAGCCCGCAGCAACTCCAAAAATATGAGAACGGCAAGAACCGCATCAGTGCGTCCATGCTGTTTGAAATCGCGACATTCCTCGGCGTGCCCGTCGGGCGTTTCTTTGAAGGGCTGCCGGGCAATGCAAGGCCGGAGGGCGAGGTGGCCTCGCTCCCGGTCGACGAGCGGATCACATTCATAGCAAGCAGTGAGGGGCGGCGGCTGATTGAAGGGGTGATGCGGCTGCCTCCCCGCACGCGCCGCCGCGTATCCTCGCTCATTGCTGCCCTTGGCGAAGAATTTTCTGCTTTGGAAGGGGACAAGAGGGGCCATGCGCCGAAGACTGAGAATGGGCACAGCGGGGCACCGGACACATATGGGGCAGGGCGGATGGGTTCTGCATCCGATGAGGATCGGGGATGA